A genome region from Euphorbia lathyris chromosome 4, ddEupLath1.1, whole genome shotgun sequence includes the following:
- the LOC136226941 gene encoding serine carboxypeptidase-like 18, with protein MLSNYRAGHRNLATLCFIIQFIFSAGSVVKYLPGFDGELPFTLETGYVSVGSAEMFYYFIESEGNPKKDPVLLWYSGGPGCSAFNGLIYQIGPIQFNITGYDAGLPPLSYYPYSWTKSASILFVDAPVGSGFSYSTTQEGWPMSDTKTGYQVYGFLKKWLIDHPQYLKQPLFVGADSYSGLSATMVVKHILDDNGYGQEPRLNLKGYIIGCPKTDSEIQENSKVIYAHRMALISDELYEAAKNSCNSDFYVVDTNSQCYVDLQLVKNCIKDISTNHILEPMCVWASPHRPTQETARRSLRGNPAKIVMSSDPVPQKWCHNFNYSLSYLWANDETVQAALNVRPGTVQDWKRCNESLDYDYDVTSVLDYHRNFTKSGLQALVYNGDHDFIIPNVGTQQWIRELNLTIDIDWRQWLVDGQVAGYTINYSEDGYLLTYATVKGAGHSPQEYKRRECFDMFDRFIHYYPL; from the exons ATGCTGTCCAATTACCGCGCCGGTCACCGGAATCTTGCAACGTTGTGCTTCATTATCCAATTTATTTTCTCAGCCGGCTCCGTTGTCAAGTATCTTCCGGGATTTGACGGGGAACTTCCGTTTACATTAGAAACCGG ATATGTAAGTGTGGGATCGGCGGagatgttttattatttcaTAGAATCAGAAGGGAATCCGAAGAAAGATCCAGTATTGCTTTGGTATAGTGGTGGACCTGGTTGCTCTGCTTTCAACGGTCTTATTTATCAAATAg GTCCGATACAGTTCAACATCACAGGTTATGATGCGGGATTGCCGCCATTGTCTTATTATCCATATTCATGGACAAAG AGCGCGAGTATTCTATTTGTTGATGCCCCTGTTGGATCTGGCTTTTCCTATTCAACAACCCAAGAGGGCTGGCCAATGTCTGATACAAAAACAGGTTACCAAGTCTATGGATTCCTCAAGAAG TGGCTGATTGATCATCCACAATACCTCAAGCAACCATTGTTTGTTGGGGCTGATTCGTATTCAGGCCTTTCTGCTACTATGGTTGTTAAACATATTTTAGATG ACAATGGTTATGGACAAGAGCCTCGGCTGAATCTTAAG GGTTACATTATTGGATGCCCGAAAACAGATTCAGAAATTCAAGAAAATTCAAAGGTTATATATGCTCATAGGATGGCACTTATATCTGACGAACTTTATGAG GCAGCTAAAAACTCTTGCAATTCAGATTTCTATGTTGTAGACACCAATTCACAATGCTATGTGGATCTCCAACTGGTCAAGAAT TGCATTAAAGATATAAGCACGAATCATATTCTGGAGCCTATGTGCGTTTGGGCATCTCCTCATCGTCCGACTCAAGAAACAGCTCGAAGATCACTCCGCGGAAATCCTGCTAAAATCGTTATGTCATCCGACCCAGTTCCTCAAAAATGGTGCCAT AACTTCAATTACTCCCTATCTTATTTATGGGCAAATGATGAAACTGTGCAAGCTGCTCTGAATGTCCGTCCG GGAACGGTACAAGATTGGAAGAGATGCAATGAGTCCTTGGATTATGACTATGATGTAACCAGTGTCCTTGATTATCACCGGAATTTCACGAAAAGTGGATTACAAGCGCTCGTATACAA TGGGGATCATGATTTTATAATTCCAAATGTGGGCACTCAGCAATGGATAAGGGAACTAAACTTGACTATCGATATTGATTGGCGACAATGGCTTGTTGATGGTCAAGTTGCTGG GTATACAATCAATTATTCAGAGGATGGGTATCTGTTGACATATGCAACAGTGAAG GGAGCAGGTCACTCACCTCAAGAGTACAAACGCAGGGAATGTTTTGACATGTTTGATAGGTTTATTCATTATTATCCTCTTTAG
- the LOC136227396 gene encoding serine carboxypeptidase-like 7 gives MGSTKIGKLLQLVILFILSHYGFSAENVTSLPGYDGVLPFTLQTGYTSVGDVEFFYLFVQSENNPALDPILLYINGGPGCSSLNGFFYQIGPLKFDIDSYTGGLPSLLYVEESWSKTVNILFVDAPVGAGFSYSTTDEAWNSTDTETAKQVAQFLRNWMTNHTEYQTNPIFVGSDSYAGMYTPMIAQDFLDGNNAGLEPIINIKGMSLGCPHTDTTIETNAKIPFAHRLALISDTMYSTADSSCNGSYADVDESNADCVEAIDAIDQCIELISRQNVLEPNCAFLSPGEKEKAVRRTLKAIKGNIIQPFPNKLGELYCHNYQYLFSDIWTNYKSVQEALHVRPGTIGEFHRCNISLTYTVDIDSVLPYHENLTTQGLQVLVFSGDHDMVMPHNGIEKWITSLDLTIDTDWRPWFTAGQVAGYTRKYTNDGYRLTYVTIKGAGHSPQEYERKICYDMFHRWVRYYPI, from the exons ATGGGTTCCACAAAAATTGGGAAGCTTTTGCAGTTagtgattttatttattttgtcacattatGGTTTTTCTGCAGAAAATGTAACTTCTCTTCCAGGCTATGATGGTGTTTTGCCTTTCACTCTTCAAACTGG ATATACAAGTGTGGGAGATGTAgagttcttctatttgtttgttcaatcaGAAAATAACCCAGCTCTTGACCCTATTCTCCTTTACATTAATGGAGGCCCTGGCTGCTCTTCCTTGAATGGTTTCTTTTACCAAATCG GACCATTAAAGTTCGATATTGATAGCTACACTGGGGGACTCCCATCTTTACTCTATGTAGAAGAATCTTGGTCGaag ACTGTGAATATTTTATTTGTGGATGCACCTGTTGGAGCTGGTTTCTCATATTCTACAACAGATGAAGCTTGGAACTCAACTGACACTGAAACAGCTAAACAAGTTGCTCAATTTTTAAGAAAT TGGATGACAAATCACACAGAATACCAAACAAATCCAATATTTGTGGGCAGTGATTCATATGCAGGAATGTATACTCCTATGATTGCTCAGGACTTCTTAGATG GAAATAATGCTGGATTGGAACCGATTATTAATATCAAA GGAATGTCACTTGGATGCCCACACACTGATACTACTATTgaaacaaatgcaaaaattcCATTTGCTCATCGATTAGCACTAATTTCGGATACTATGTATTCA ACAGCGGACTCGAGCTGTAATGGTTCGTATGCTGACGTGGACGAGTCAAACGCAGATTGTGTAGAAGCCATTGATGCTATCGATCAG TGTATTGAGCTAATAAGTCGGCAGAATGTTTTGGAACCAAATTGTGCATTCTTATCGCcgggagaaaaagaaaaagcagtTCGGAGAACTCTTAAAGCTATTAAAGGAAATATCATTCAACCATTCCCTAATAAGCTCGGCGAGCTCTATTGCCAT aACTATCAATATCTCTTCTCTGATATTTGGACAAACTACAAAAGTGTTCAAGAAGCTCTTCATGTTCGCccg GGAACAATTGGAGAATTTCATAGATGCAACATTTCATTGACTTATACTGTGGATATTGACTCTGTTCTTCCATACCACGAGAACCTCACCACTCAAGGCTTGCAAGTTCTCGTTTTCAG TGGTGATCATGACATGGTTATGCCTCACAACGGAATTGAAAAATGGATTACTTCCCTGGATTTAACAATCGATACCGATTGGCGACCATGGTTTACTGCCGGTCAAGTTGCAGG GTATACAAGAAAGTACACGAATGACGGATACCGTCTTACCTATGTAACCATAAAG GGGGCAGGTCATTCACCTCAAGAGTATGAGAGGAAAATATGTTATGACATGTTTCACCGATGGGTTCGTTACTATCCTAtctaa